In Tachysurus fulvidraco isolate hzauxx_2018 chromosome 11, HZAU_PFXX_2.0, whole genome shotgun sequence, one DNA window encodes the following:
- the lrrc51 gene encoding leucine rich repeat containing 51 — protein sequence MLKMFVAPVDFSFKALGSIEGVLSEEPNKGAHTPWRNSEGKFASRVLRLNNNLLSNTTGLMETLSALFVEPKRIAWLDLSFNNITHIHPVLTELVELRVLYLHGNSVCNFSEVDKLGALPRLHTITLHGNNIETQHGYRNYVITVLPHLKMMDFSAVTKQERVMAYIWRRPRRSHKVNRTTENISKRSLTFRRK from the exons ATGTTAAAGATGTTCGTGGCTCCTGTGGACTTCTCTTTTAAAGCCCTGGGCTCAATAGAAG gtgttCTATCAGAAGAGCCAAACAAAGGAGCACACACACCTTGGAGAAACTCAGAGGGGAAATTTGCTAGCCGTGTTCTCCGTCTCAACAACAACCTTTTATCAAACACGACCGGACTCATGGAGACACTGTCTGCTTTATTCGTCGAGCCAAAACGAATCGCCTGGCTCGACCTGTCCTtcaacaacatcacacacattcacccg GTCCTCACTGAACTGGTGGAGTTGCGTGTCTTGTATCTCCATGGTAACTCGGTGTGTAATTTCTCTGAGGTGGACAAACTCGGGGCATTACCGCGCTTGCATACCATCACGCTTCACGGGAACAATATAGAGACTCAACATGGCTACAG aaACTACGTGATCACCGTCCTTCCTCATCTGAAAATGATGGACTTCAGTGCAGTCACCAAACAGGAGCGAGTCATGGCCTACATCTGGCGAAGGCCCAGGAGGAGCCACAAAGTCAATCGGACcacagaaaacatttcaaaGAGATCATTAACATTTAGAAGAAAGTAG